The Gossypium arboreum isolate Shixiya-1 chromosome 6, ASM2569848v2, whole genome shotgun sequence DNA window TTAAAATAGTCCCAGTTCAGACGATCCAGTTGAGTACCCTCCTCAACTGACAACCATTACTAATAAGCTTCGTCGTGAAGCAAAAAGACTACACCCTCTAGTTTCCGCTCAAGAGTGTAGTCAATGTCATTCATAATCCTCTCGATGGCCTCCAACCAATGCACTGCTACAGTAGGGGTGACCTTAATGACGCCTTTAAAAAATTCAGCTTAATTGGACCAGAGTCACTTAGTTACCAACTCACAACCTCCGGATCCAAAATGGGGTCCAGTGACCCTATCTAAAACCCTCAACATAGCTTGAGACAGTGCGTTGTCCTCAGCCGAGCGgctttgagacccagtctcagtagcaggtGAACCAGTGTCTCACTCGTATCCAAATTTGGCATACTGCCCAGAGAGGAAAACTCAGCTTGAGCCCTCTATGGTACTCATTGAGCCCACGAATCGTATTTTCAGTTTTGTctacattataaaatttatgcatcatttccagtgtttattaatagatattttatgcTTAAATTATTAGAAGTTCAGAAGTATTTCAAAGGTTTTAATCTCTAACTAACTCAGTACAGTTTCAGAAAGTAATAACTACAATATTTTCTGAATTTAGAGATACTTACAGGATCGACGCCGGAGACTCTGTGTACAACATATTTATTCAAAATGATCCAAATTATTTGAAAACTAGTCTTTTTTCAAATCACCAGTTTGGAAATCAAAATTCACAGCCCGAGTTTAATAACCTGGCTCTAAAACCACTAATTGTAACACTCAAAACctagcctaaacgttatggctaaATTCGAGAGTGTTGCGAAGAAGCGTTTTGAAACTGTTTTTATTTCAACAAAAATCTTTTAAAGTTTCTTGTTATAAAATGTctaaattttacaaaacatattcatttaCTTGTTTATTATCGAAACCATcattttcataaatcatttcaaCAACAATACAGGATAAAAAATaatcaaaaccaaaaccaaaaccaacaGTTAAAACCATACAGTCTAAAGAGTCCCAAAAAAGAATTACAAATTCTCAAATAAATCCAGAATTTTAAAAATACCGAAACTCAAAGGCAGTTTTATCTAGTGGTCACCGTTGAGCCTTCGTTGCACCGACCTTCCTAAGTTCGAGGGTTACCTGTACAGAACAGACAAATAgatgtgagttttcataaacttagtgtgtaacctaGTAAAGATAGTCATGCAACATACATAGAATCACATGTATAGACAAATACAGATTTGGACTTAAGTCCTTAACAAATACAGATATCAGAATCAGATAAACAAAACAGATATACAAATCCTACCTCCATCCTCTACATACCATCTTTGACTATCCCATcataccatgtggggttaaaaacactcacccatccctacacaccatatagtgtcgatGCGATACATAACAGAATAATATACAGTCAAGTtgccagaatataggcgaaaGGTTACCGTACAGATCACTTTCTCCgaatatacaaatcccaccccaaacaTATACAGATGACAGAATTAACAGAATTATTATGCTTATCATGCTCGTATACAGATAACATATATACTCAAATAGAACAGTCAGACATACATATTAGTTTCCTACACAGATCAGACTATCAGAATATCAGATCATATGAAAAAGtttttggttagcccttaccgaccctacggtaggcccacagtcgatcagaATGACCCGTGCAACTTtagggaaaaattttaaaattttgagccTACATGCCCGTATGagcccacacgcccagattggtattgcccatgtggcccatacggcctggcccaaaacttacatgcccgtgtggcatgTCCGTGTAGCCCATACACCCAACCTGGCCTAGCCTatatggcccacacggccacacaTTCGCTATTACATGGTCATGTCTCGCGCACGGCCATGTCTCGTACACGGTCTGGCATATGCCCGTGTGACGTCGACAATGCCCTTTTTCAACTTTCACCGAACCGTGATTTTTCGTGTTTAGGGTACACATCTGATTATTTTTTAAAGTAATCGTACCCCCGAAGTGAACAAAACCTACAATTATCAAACAAAAAGTCCCCaattaaccttaattcacaaATCCAAACGAGACACTTTTTAGGCACAACGTAAAACCACAATAGAAAAATTGCACTAAAACGATTTAGAACTTACCCTCGACAATGGTAGCCTCTAAACTTCACTACTCAATCAAAGGGTTTCAAATTTATTGGGCAACACCTACCGAAACGGCAAAACAAAATTAGTTCAAAAACACCCaaagaaattaaagcattagacaACAACTCCTTAACCCACAGTGAAATCTTACCTACAAACCACGTGAAGGAATCGGCAATTTGCAGAAAAAGAACATGACCGgaattggaaaaaaaaagaaaaaggttgacAGTGGAGTAGAGAAGAAAACGTCAGAAGgaaagaggaaaagaaaataaaaaataaaaaattaaaaataaccatttgatTATTTTGGCAAAAATTATCCTATAATCTCTCTACTTCCCGCTACTCCACTATCCACTTACTTCTGCCTCCTAATTCTACTGAACCTCTAACAGACGATCGAAACAAAAATTATCATCCACGCTTACGtaaggattcaaacacaagaccttcagcaagctaactccttaccactcaaaccagcaggctcattctaatgTGAGTTTACAAACAATATTACAAAAACCTACCCAACAGGGATAAGGCTAGGATGAAAAATAACAGAATAACCAAAAGTGGGGCTTAaacccaagacctcacacacacacccagaacacttaaccattgaaggaAATACATATTTGTGCCAAATTTCACAAAAGTAGACTTAAattatttagggcgttacaataataaaataatatagactaatcaaagtttgattgaaacaaataaacagagtttaactgaaagattatttctcaaatttgattgaaatatGAGTCATGCTCAATAGAATGAAAACTTCATTCTCAGTTTTATGAGAAATTTTATGAAAGGCTTTCATTTGCTTTTCTTTGATGGAAGCTTTATTTTCCTCGTaatgtatttgaattttttaccTAAATTTTTTTCTTATGATTGATTCAActtatgataaaaaaaatattgaTTATATTTCCTCTCTTCAATAAGTTTAGTAACGAGCAAAATGACCTTATTGTTTTATTAAAGATAAAGAACCTATGACTACCTTTGATTAGCTTTTGaggaaattttcaaataatttcagtaaaatctttcaatttcttatttttactatgttcaatatatatattcctttgcctgtagggtatattgaatGTATAAAAATAACTATAGCAGAGTTTCTATTATTCATATCTATAGTCACTCTAAGAGAAATGTTTTTATGTGGTGCTAATGATTTAATAACTATCTTCGTAGTTAAAAAATGTTTCAGGTTATGCTCCTACCTATTATCTAGATACATCAAGAATTATGTATGTCTAAAGAGTCTACTATGAAATATTTATTCATAGGAAGGGCAAGTTCTTCTATTCCAGTTCATAGTTTCTCTTGGTTATATAATTCATTTAGGGGAAGAGATTAAGCTTCAAAAAATAGTGAATGGTCTCGTCAATACACAAATGTATAAATTATCGAGGAATTTCCATTGCacttaaaaataataacaataaaataatataaatataattagttCTAGAGTATACCATCGTTTGGTTTTGAAAAAGCAAATGAaagttttaaatataatatttatattaatattattacaaTAACTTAGAGGATGTGAATTCAAGTACGGTTAAGTGCATATTATTCCTCTTTAGGGATTGAGGGATGATGTTTTACTTAGGATTGAATCAAATATATACAAGTGTTACGATGTTttttaaattaatgaatttaaaattaaaattaaattatcatgAAAGACCATAAAAGTATGACATAATttaagatataataaaataatgtaaaatgATAAAACACGTGTTCATGATGTCATAAAAAGTATATGTACATTACACAAATATCATGTGTTAAAATCTACATAACATGAATACAATATGaacataaattttttttctacAAATTGAATCTGTATGACAAATTAcgtaaaatatgataaaattgatACATAACacaaataaaagaataatttctctaaattgaataattatgataaACTATACAAAATATATTACAAAATGAAAGTAACATAAACATGACACACATGTACAATTTAtcaaaatatacatacaattaaTTTTAATGTACGAAAATTATATAtatctaaaaaaattaacaagaaaaaacatataattaattaaaacatataaaacttcaAAAATAACATCACCACAACAAAATAGatgaatatatatacaattaGCAACACCTTAtacaatattaatattaaatcatATTTAGTATTAATGCATTGaaactaaaaaaatattaataaaatattaatttaatcttttaaaaattatgtaaTTATAACTTAACAcaatgaaaatttttcaaaaaaaaaattataactcaaatttgtgcctctaaaatatttttttgacttcaagttcatatcaatattaataaagtttaaaatgttatattaatatttagatatatttatataattaagtttaaataaacatattttatttattaaaatatttggaTTAGACTTATGGTCCCACCAATAATTTAAATCAAAGCTAATATTTGATATATTAATAGTACATAATTCTATATATCGTTATGAATAGATTTGTTCACGGGTTGGGTTATTCGTTTAAATTCAAGGCTCGTTCAAATTTGAGAgggtttagataaaaatattaggTTCCAAAAATGAGCTCGGGCAAAAAAATTAGGGCAGTTTAAAATATGAGTTAGGCTTGGGCTTAAACCTTCAAGGCTCGAGCCCAACCCGCCtaatcaatttttaaatttataatactttatattatattatttttatatattatgtaatttagaacacattaaaaaataaatctatactaaatatataatactactctaatgtaaacattaaaataatgttaagatgactatataaaaatttaataaataaaaatgtattaaaattaataaatattataataatataatataattttaaattttttaaaaaataatatgacCGGTCTAAAATGAGCTTGTGTTAACTTTTTATAAATATGgataaatttaaacaaaattttaaactcatatttcgagtcgaatcgaacttaaataaaaataaaatatattaatatcatactCAAATCCGACCGGAATTTGATCCAATCCATTCCATGAGCCCTCTAATAATGAATCGAATGagatgattaaaaataaaatcttacACTTGAATTCCACGTGAATAGATAAACTAatataaaatcttaaattataaAACAACCTAATGCCGACTAGTGCTTAGACATTGGTTAACATTTTTAATCatactataatttattttaattagctTCATTCTTATCTTAAATGACACTAAAATTAAATGTCATACATCTCTTTATAGTCTATAAGgtaaacattaaaaattattaagttggctatgcataaaattttaatgaataaaaatagattaaattaaaattaatatttttctgAAAAATAATATGAATAGACCTAAAATGAGTTTAGGTTAACCATTTATAAATATTGGtagattttaacaaaattttgaaCCTATATTTCAGGTCGGGTCGGACATAAACAAGAATAAAATACGTTAGTATCATGTTTAACCTTAGCCCGACTCATGAACATATTTAATTATGATAACAATTAAGATACAAGTTTgagaagtttttttttaaaaaggagtTTACAAATACAAGCACATTACAAAATACAATaaatttataaacaaaataaatttagaTCTAGATTAGAATAAATATAGACAGAACCCACATATGATGATACTTAAacccataataatttaaaagagaAATCAGATGACATTTATgcataataaaatatgaattcGAACTATCGAAATCTCAGGACATTCCTGGGGAACTTCCTTTGTTTTCTATATAACTATATATAACTATATATAAAAGTACATTCCTTAGGGCCTTCCATATAGCATTATGTGCTCTTTTTTatattatgaaaaatatttaaatttaaattttggttttttgttATACTCAAATTTGGAATTCAAATTCTTTTCtcaatatttgaaatttaatatatattttaatttttaacataaatatttttataatattattaatcagtctatataattaatattattaactatttGATTAAAATACttcatattatatataatttgaatatcTTAATAGTCTTAAAGATCAATGTACTGACTTCCCTTTTTTTTGGGTTTGCCTTAATTCTGTTTTTTCTTTACATTAGACAATAGTCAAATTTTAGTTTTTGCCCCTATACTACTAAGGAAATTCATGGAAAAATGACATCCTATAATCTTCAGTTTTGAGGGCAAGCTCAGTCCCCATAATTTCTTGTAAAAATACATATGTTCAGTCTGGTTGTACAGATGATAAGGATCCATAGTCACTTGTAATAGAAGCTTGTAGCCATTTCAGACAGAATATTTCCCGGATGCCTCTCCTCACCACACCTGATAGCCTTCATGCAAAAATTTCGCCAATGGAATACTCAAGATTCTGCTTGCATCACTTTCGCAGTAGGTATTCTTTATTAGATCTGCCACCACAATAGTGTCCGAGCAATTCTCCGCATTTTGAATTTTGTAGTCCACAGCTCCCGGCACCCACGCAACTTTCTTTACTGAAATTTTTGTTTCGGTCCCAACACGCCAACACAGACTGATTTGGAGGAGCCACTTAACGCCCAAACACTCTATAAGGTATAGGAAGGTATATTTCCTAAACTTACACTTAAGAAATCAGTATCCATATAATATTTAGCTTTCATCGTATGAGCAAGCAAAGAATTCGGAAAATTAATTAACCTCCATCCTTGCTTGGGAAGTAATGATAAATTAAAGTAATGATAATATTGTATAttgtatattattaaattgtatattattatattatattataatttatttatttatttatttttgaatcttCTCTATTATCCAATACATTCCTCTACTAATATTGATGTACTTTATTCCATTACTCGATAAttcaattataatttatttattctcGATGGCGCGTCGACGCGAAATGCTAGGATGTGGTGACGACAAGGTGATGTGAGTCAATAGTAGCGAGAAggaaatgtttttattttattttattttttgcttgtaatttttatttccttaattttaaattttcatgtcattaattaacataatactaaaataaattcTAATCCAATCACATATCGCCGTGTAGATTAAATAAAGAGTTAACAACCTGCGAGGTCCTTAATGGAAATAACAACTATAACGGTTCAATTAATTGTTAACTTTCATTTAAACACACAATCGATTACATTTTTCAACTAGGGCtcaattgatttttaaattattttcaatgaGTTGACAAGTGTCTTGTAAGGGCCAAATGATTGACAAGTATCCTATAAGAGTACTGTAAATTATTAAAgaaacaaatattaaaaaaaagagagatACATGACAATTTTTTAAGATTGCTAGTGGAAAAAAATTACACTGTTAATGTATCAAATATTAACCctgaatttaataaaagaattttaatgGCGATAACAATAtaacttgaatttttaaatttaaaaaaattagagagactaaattttaaaaataaaagtaaggagactaaattccaaatttacGAAGTATATGGGgacttaaaacatattttaaacttcaaaattctaatccataataaaaaaaaaacaaataatcaACTCAATGTGAAGCATGGGTGAGAACCATACGAGTATCGAAACAAAGTTtatcataaatatttaaaaaaaaagagtttatCGTAAATGTtacaattatttttttatttttttgaataatattattatagATTCTGATCATGTCTGTTCTTTTTTGACACAATGTCTAGAACTACCCATAGCCcctccccaacccataaatatGAGGATAATGCGCTTTAGCGTACTCGAACCATATCGAATgttataattgtttttaaatcaaaatttgactacttcatttattttttagtgtaaTAGTCACCTAAGTTTTAACgtgtttctattttggtcactagaggttttttttttggttaatttaGTCTCTCCTGTTAGATTAATTGTAACTTTTAGTCACTCcaccattaaaataaatttatcactAGACAGAATGATGATGTGGctaggtataataacaaatttaatctttgatattttacacattatgtcaatttgatcctaattttaaaaattcaataaatttaacctaCAATGTTTACACATTATGTCAATTCGATCTTTATTttagaaattcataaaattataattacaaaaaaagtttcaaaaatattaaaattataattttgaaaattttatgtattttttaattaataattttatgaatttctaaaatcagaTCGAATTGACATAATGTGTAAATATTGAactaaatttttagaattaagaccaaattgatagaatgtataaaatattaaggactaaattcattattatatCTACCTACATCAACATTTCACCTAGTGACCAAAAAGACATTTTATTGGTGAAGTAATTAAGAATTGCAATTGATTTAATAAGAGCGactaaattcaaaaatatttgatGATTAAAAAACAACATGCTAAAACTTGAATgactataaaacaaaaattagtTTGAAATCGAATCCAAATAAACTTTTGTAATTCGGTTAAAtcctaaaattatatatttttatttttatttttatttaataaacaaTGTGACatgttaatttaaataaaataatgtgACATAGTTAAttcaattataattaaaatttgattttaatttaattatatttattttgaataaCAATTAAATTGAATACGTATTAAGTAAAAATTGATAATGTGTTAATCATCtataaaaattgaatttaaatcaaaatttatatacaaTTGAACAAAATCAAattaatatttcatatttcataataaattaaaataacgtATAATTGAAATTTatcttaaaataaattataaaatacgaTCGTAATCGATTTTAACTCAAACTAGACAAAAGATAAATTAATAACTCGATTTATGAACACGCCTAATTAGCGTAAGTAATGTTAATTATGCGAAGTTCAAAGTTATCTATAAGTGTATAAAATTGTATTTACCATAACAGTTTCATATTCtggattttttttctttatttttatggtAATGAATATGTGTAAACATTAATTTGTTAAACGTGATGCATGAATTTGCAGCATCTGCCACTTGAGATTTTTATCTACCTACTAAGTATGTAAATTAGTGCCTAATAGGCAAGAAATTCCAAGTCACAAAATCTCAAAGATGGAAAATTCATACACATTGACACTACAAAATGAGATTTTCTTTCCATAATTGAACCGATATTACTAACTCAACTTCACTATAAATTTAACATCCCTCATTTATGACCTTCACACCAAAAATCATGGCTAGTGAAGCTGCCAATGCATCTAGAGTTGAATCTAGCAACCTCTCCAACGATAATCGTTCATTGCGCGAATCAGAGATTGTAATCAATCTTTCCACCCCTACGAACCCGATTATTACTTCTTCCGAAAACCAACCTGAACCCGAAAAGACTTTCTCTTGCAACTATTGCAGGTCAAAGTTCACTAGTCCTCAAGCCTTAGGGGGACACCAAAATGCCCACAGGCAAGAGCGTGCATTAGCCAAAAGGCTTCGAGAGATCCAAACACAAACTTTTACCCCTCCAACCTATCCCCATTACCCCTATCCAACCTTATCTTCAACCCCTTATCATGGATCTTTGAATAGATCAATCCTTGGGGTTAGGCTAGGATCCATGATCCATAAGCCTTCACATTCATGGACACTGTTTGGATCCGGTGGATATCTTTCCGGTCATGGATACCCTAGGCTAGCTATGAGGAACCGTCTTCCTCCAAGTTTTAATGGCAGGTTAAGCATCAACAACAATGGTGGAATTGCAATCTCAGGGCCTTCAACCTCTTCAAGAGTGGTTACCGGAAGTGGTTCACTTGCGAGCTTTGCTCGTAATTCTCAGGCAAATGTTGCAGCCAATAGGCCAGCAACTAATCACAATGATGATTCAGAAATCGATTTGACCCTTAGGCTTTAATTTttattagggtttagggttattattattatgttttgaataaaGTTAGTGAAGGTTTTTGCTATTACAGGCTTATTATCTGATTGTACTTCTTgtctttttcaataatattatatttaatattcgaATCTAAATTCTCTTATTAAAAATACAACATAACTTATTATTATACCCAACATTTATTAATAACAATTAAAAAATCTCAACCCGAAATGTTTCAcaaattcatataaaatataCATTAAGAGTTTCTTTCACAATTTCACCCGAAATGAATCACAAAGCAaatacatatattcatatcaGATTCTAAAGTGCAGCAACGAACGTATTTTCGGATATAGTGAATTTTGTTAAACATTAGTAATTAGAAGAATCGAATTTGTAAAATAACGATCGTAATATCACGTTGCAATTGATATTTAATTTGTCGATACCAATATCAATAAGGCTCGGCCTCAGGAAATACCTTTCTAGCCATCATCACCACCTCTTTATTGCTTAATCAGCCGGAGTTCTCTTTCAATACCATCTGGACGGCATTGCTAAAGGCTCCGTACGCTTTTCCACCGCTCTCAATCGGGTTCATGTCCGCCGATGTCTCATCTGCTTGACACCCACTTAACAAAATCCTCTCATCAGCCTTCAAGAAGTCGAATAACTCGGACTCGAGCTGAGGTGTGAGGAATTTGAGGCTGGAATTGGCACCAAAGGGATTCTAACAAATGAGTACCAACGTCTGAAGTGTTTATCCCTGTTAGTGTTGTTAGGTTCTCAAGTATGGATTCAAAAGGGATGTTCTTAGCCTTGTAAGAAAGTGGTGAAGTTGCCCTATAAGTGGAAGGTCCgatttgttctttttctttatctATGAGACCACCACTGTGACATGAATCCGACAAGATTGTGAAGCTTGCTCCTTTGATTAATTAATTGTCTAAAATCCACGTCTACAATTAAAAGATGCGAAGTCAAGAATTTTGTATTTCAACTAAAATTAAAAGTTTAGTATAAAAAATTTACCCGTAATGAGATTGAAATCACAAGGCACGATTGCCTCATCTGGTCCAAAAAGATGGGCAGGCTTTGGAATTCTTGTTCCATGTCCACTATAATGGAAATAAAACACATCACCGGCTTCAGCCTGGCTCACCATCTTACTCAATGCTGCCTCAATGTTCTCCCCTGTCGGCAAAACGATCGATTACAACCCTTCTCCAGTCGCCGCCGATGCATCGGTCAAGAGCTCGATATTTGTCGGATCGATCCCGAATCATTTAACCAGCACGTCTTTCATGGCTACCACATCGTTTATACATCCATGCAATTCGTATTCGGTGTTTGGGTAATTGCAACCCACTAG harbors:
- the LOC108485090 gene encoding zinc finger protein 1-like, with protein sequence MASEAANASRVESSNLSNDNRSLRESEIVINLSTPTNPIITSSENQPEPEKTFSCNYCRSKFTSPQALGGHQNAHRQERALAKRLREIQTQTFTPPTYPHYPYPTLSSTPYHGSLNRSILGVRLGSMIHKPSHSWTLFGSGGYLSGHGYPRLAMRNRLPPSFNGRLSINNNGGIAISGPSTSSRVVTGSGSLASFARNSQANVAANRPATNHNDDSEIDLTLRL